CCCGTACCTCCGGCATCGGCAGCCCGGCGGCGCCCATGCGGGCGCGGGCGAGGGCCTCGTCGGCGGAGGTCACAAGGGCGTGCGGGAGCGCGGCCAGCGCGGCCATGAAGGCGGGCGCGCCGGGTATCGGCACGACGCCGTCGAGATCGGTGGTCTCGCGTTCCAGCATCCAGCGGTTGTCCGCCAGATTCCGCTCCACCGGGCGGTCCGGGAGCAGTACGGCCATGGTCGCGTGCGCCTGCCGGCCGTGGACGACCGTGAGGACCTGCTCGGGGTCGAGCCCCTGCTCGGCGGCCCAGATCCGCCAGTAGCGCTCGACCACGGCGT
This genomic interval from Streptomyces asiaticus contains the following:
- a CDS encoding HAD-IA family hydrolase, coding for MSLTARALLLDMDGTLVNSDAVVERYWRIWAAEQGLDPEQVLTVVHGRQAHATMAVLLPDRPVERNLADNRWMLERETTDLDGVVPIPGAPAFMAALAALPHALVTSADEALARARMGAAGLPMPEVRVTAERVGASKPDPEGFLKGAAELGFAPADCVVFEDSEAGIAAGRAAGMRVVGIGPRAGAHAPDAHVRDLEQVRIEALPDGTMRLHFSD